In Natronomonas halophila, one DNA window encodes the following:
- a CDS encoding restriction endonuclease, translated as MAREDTDLATGDLFGPAQLDVSDNDRSELPVVLELVKEYEGRPSDFDDMVAKRFLSDSKNPEDRKGNLRYGLGSNSGYGLVDENFYLTDTGEELYELRDDEEELYERFAKYILLECDGLKLIEIVDDMQAAGETPTLTSIADAFEEQYDIHLHGTTSEVSQMRAWLNKAGVIGTGRDYDIDWSVVEDLIGIDSEGLLELSEVTTEQRAFLKALARIDPDERIPQNIVREIAENAYGVSLNPKSIVKNVLTPLQEDGYIEYVNPSDVSGKANLVIVTDKFEKEVRAPILDNISERTGIPRHILRTSFEDIREQMDADSKHERGLALEVLAVKLGNLLGLDFEGWHIRGRNTGGAEVDVIMDSTDVSFTRWQIQCKNTKKSLRTKHVKEEVGVARMLQTNIILMVARSGVSSDARQFASRIMFRDNLTILFLEGDELMRFDENPAELLNSLRQETRRVGRLKQLTEDDMVEVAEDDERVNREEETLKEYQAVIEEYRGSGEDEEKQEQLTDFSED; from the coding sequence ATGGCGAGGGAAGACACGGACCTTGCAACAGGGGATTTGTTTGGGCCTGCGCAACTTGATGTATCTGACAACGATAGGTCCGAGCTACCAGTCGTCCTCGAACTCGTGAAGGAGTACGAAGGTCGCCCGTCTGATTTCGATGATATGGTAGCAAAGCGATTTCTATCAGATAGTAAGAATCCTGAAGACCGCAAAGGGAACTTGCGGTATGGGTTAGGGTCGAATTCAGGATATGGACTCGTGGATGAGAACTTCTACTTGACCGATACTGGTGAAGAACTGTACGAGCTTCGGGACGATGAGGAGGAGTTGTACGAGCGGTTTGCGAAGTACATCTTGTTAGAGTGTGATGGCCTGAAACTCATCGAGATAGTGGATGATATGCAGGCAGCCGGAGAAACCCCGACTTTGACATCGATTGCTGACGCCTTCGAGGAGCAGTACGATATACATCTCCACGGGACAACTTCTGAAGTCAGTCAGATGCGTGCTTGGCTGAATAAGGCGGGCGTAATCGGAACTGGGAGAGACTATGACATCGACTGGAGTGTCGTTGAAGACTTGATAGGGATTGATTCTGAGGGGCTGCTCGAATTATCCGAAGTTACCACAGAGCAGCGCGCGTTCCTCAAAGCACTCGCACGAATCGACCCAGATGAAAGGATTCCCCAAAATATCGTTCGCGAGATTGCGGAGAATGCCTACGGAGTCAGCTTAAACCCGAAAAGCATCGTCAAGAATGTTCTGACGCCTCTACAGGAAGATGGCTATATCGAGTACGTGAATCCATCAGATGTATCGGGGAAAGCAAATCTGGTGATAGTCACAGACAAATTCGAGAAGGAAGTTCGCGCACCGATACTGGATAATATAAGTGAACGAACGGGAATTCCTCGACACATCCTCCGTACCTCCTTCGAAGACATCAGGGAGCAGATGGATGCTGACTCAAAGCATGAGCGGGGGCTGGCTCTCGAAGTATTAGCAGTAAAGCTCGGAAATCTGCTCGGCCTCGATTTCGAAGGGTGGCATATTCGAGGTCGTAATACCGGAGGCGCGGAGGTAGACGTTATTATGGACTCAACAGATGTGTCATTTACGCGCTGGCAAATCCAATGTAAGAACACGAAGAAGTCTCTCAGGACGAAACATGTGAAAGAGGAGGTTGGAGTTGCCCGGATGCTCCAAACAAATATCATCCTGATGGTCGCAAGGTCTGGAGTATCTTCGGACGCTCGACAGTTTGCCAGTCGAATAATGTTCAGAGATAACCTCACGATTCTATTTCTTGAAGGGGATGAATTGATGCGGTTCGACGAGAATCCAGCAGAGTTGCTGAATTCACTACGGCAAGAAACGAGACGTGTTGGGCGTCTAAAACAACTAACTGAGGATGATATGGTTGAGGTCGCGGAAGACGATGAGCGTGTTAACCGAGAAGAGGAGACACTAAAAGAATATCAGGCGGTCATAGAGGAATACCGCGGTTCAGGTGAAGACGAAGAAAAACAGGAGCAGTTGACAGACTTCAGCGAAGATTAA
- a CDS encoding tyrosine-type recombinase/integrase — protein sequence MSLDGGEMEGIILLPEPSRAVLSERQQTDYIDHRETLIEWLLVFGKNPDKAEGYARATTKNTAERLDAFYRWVWAEYDGYTTSISHDHANAYMKEIARRDEGNYSRNNTQSSLKRLFKWHKHERGGELWEPEIVFSEPSGTGEPRDYLTREERGQIREAALEYGSIPSYNNLSTKERDKWKAYLAQRFSKHKKNVTPDDWDRANSWKFPSLVWASLDAGLRPIEVERARTTWVDVDNALLRIPRGESSKNDGNWTVSLQDRTAKALERWLTERKQYDLYQGTDRLWLTRFGNPYQTNSLRQVLNRLFESAGIPTENRKVSWYMIRHSVGTYMAREEGLAAARAQLRHKSVRTTARYDNAPPEDRRDALDRMG from the coding sequence ATGAGTCTCGATGGAGGCGAAATGGAGGGTATCATCCTCCTTCCCGAACCCTCGCGCGCGGTCCTTAGCGAACGCCAGCAAACCGACTACATCGACCATCGGGAAACGCTGATTGAGTGGTTACTGGTATTCGGTAAGAACCCCGACAAAGCAGAGGGGTACGCACGCGCGACCACCAAGAACACCGCAGAGCGGCTTGACGCGTTCTACAGGTGGGTGTGGGCCGAATATGATGGCTACACGACCAGCATATCCCACGACCACGCGAACGCCTACATGAAAGAAATCGCACGCCGTGACGAGGGCAACTACTCACGGAACAACACACAGAGTTCCCTCAAGCGACTGTTCAAATGGCACAAGCACGAGCGCGGTGGGGAACTGTGGGAGCCTGAAATCGTCTTCTCGGAGCCATCTGGGACGGGAGAGCCACGCGATTACCTGACGCGTGAGGAGCGCGGTCAGATACGTGAGGCGGCTCTTGAATACGGCTCAATCCCGTCCTACAACAATCTCTCGACCAAGGAGCGAGACAAATGGAAAGCCTACCTTGCACAGCGATTCAGCAAGCACAAAAAGAACGTAACGCCCGATGATTGGGACCGAGCGAACAGTTGGAAATTCCCGAGCTTGGTATGGGCAAGTCTCGATGCCGGTCTACGACCAATCGAGGTCGAGCGTGCCCGGACAACATGGGTAGACGTTGATAATGCCCTGCTTCGGATTCCTCGGGGTGAGAGTTCGAAGAATGACGGGAACTGGACAGTCAGTCTTCAAGACCGCACAGCGAAGGCTCTGGAACGGTGGTTGACCGAGCGCAAGCAGTACGACCTCTACCAAGGTACAGACCGGCTGTGGCTTACCCGGTTCGGGAACCCCTATCAGACGAATTCGCTTCGTCAAGTCCTAAACCGTCTGTTCGAGAGCGCGGGTATCCCGACAGAAAACCGGAAGGTATCGTGGTACATGATTCGGCACTCCGTGGGGACATACATGGCCCGTGAAGAAGGCTTGGCAGCGGCCCGAGCACAGTTACGCCACAAGTCGGTTCGTACGACTGCGCGCTACGACAACGCCCCACCAGAGGACAGGAGGGATGCTTTAGACCGAATGGGCTGA
- a CDS encoding SWIM zinc finger family protein gives MTEHVSTADKRIVAELNFGSKTAKRVGWEAWEFAVEGPHLVRVTNASYGCEKADHSYVVGVEDREGLLVPAECECPADKYNEAYACKHRVACATTAGPVVLQAAVDFPIEEGEQSEATTVADRLRADGGKVTEGCPEGNETCDGPDGESFPCYDCYDVEEGQ, from the coding sequence ATGACAGAACACGTATCTACGGCTGATAAGCGCATCGTTGCGGAACTAAACTTCGGCTCGAAGACTGCCAAGCGCGTCGGATGGGAAGCATGGGAATTCGCCGTTGAGGGGCCTCATCTCGTTCGCGTGACGAATGCCTCCTACGGCTGCGAGAAAGCCGACCACAGCTACGTCGTCGGCGTAGAAGACCGTGAGGGCCTTCTTGTCCCGGCTGAGTGTGAGTGTCCGGCCGACAAATATAATGAAGCGTACGCGTGCAAGCACCGGGTGGCTTGTGCGACGACCGCCGGGCCGGTGGTCCTCCAAGCTGCCGTGGACTTCCCCATCGAGGAGGGGGAGCAGTCCGAGGCTACGACCGTCGCCGACCGGCTTCGGGCTGACGGGGGAAAAGTTACGGAGGGCTGCCCGGAAGGGAACGAAACCTGTGATGGCCCCGATGGAGAATCCTTCCCCTGCTATGACTGCTACGACGTGGAGGAGGGCCAATAA
- a CDS encoding DNA-methyltransferase, whose protein sequence is MEEVPEVTSLMDSEAYYTAEGGASYHGDSRELLDELPDESIDLVVTSPPFALNRKKDYGNKDAGDYEEWFMEFAEKVHRVLKPDGSFVVDIGGGWQKGEPYRSTYHFELLTALAGSDGPFELAQDCYWYNPAKLPTPAQWVTIERIRITDAVNHVWWLSKGEEERPEADNTRVLQEYSDSQKKLMEEGYEDKKRPSGHDISDKFDEPENGEGSIPDNLIEAANTASNTHYLKACRALDVEPHPARFPRKLPEFFVKFLTENPPYEDGERPIVLDIFAGSNLTGKVASDLGRNWLAFERQENYVQTSQFRFMEMGTIEQMVNNDQSDFGDFATVEPNDD, encoded by the coding sequence ATGGAAGAAGTACCCGAAGTAACGAGTTTGATGGACTCCGAGGCGTATTATACCGCTGAAGGAGGCGCAAGCTATCACGGTGATAGCCGCGAGCTTCTCGATGAACTCCCCGATGAGTCTATTGACCTCGTAGTCACGTCCCCTCCTTTTGCTCTGAATAGAAAGAAGGACTATGGCAACAAGGACGCCGGGGATTACGAGGAGTGGTTCATGGAATTCGCCGAGAAGGTTCATCGGGTCTTGAAACCTGACGGGTCTTTCGTTGTAGACATCGGCGGAGGGTGGCAGAAAGGAGAACCCTATCGTTCAACGTACCACTTCGAACTCCTGACGGCGCTTGCCGGTAGTGACGGGCCCTTTGAATTGGCGCAGGACTGCTATTGGTACAATCCTGCCAAGCTTCCGACACCCGCTCAATGGGTGACTATCGAGCGCATCCGCATCACAGATGCTGTTAACCACGTCTGGTGGCTTTCGAAGGGTGAGGAAGAACGACCAGAAGCCGACAATACCAGAGTTTTGCAGGAGTATTCCGATTCACAAAAGAAGCTGATGGAAGAAGGGTACGAGGACAAGAAGCGACCCTCTGGCCACGATATCAGCGATAAATTCGACGAGCCTGAGAATGGAGAAGGGTCAATCCCAGACAACCTTATTGAAGCCGCTAATACAGCATCGAATACTCACTATCTGAAAGCTTGCCGTGCGCTTGATGTCGAACCCCATCCTGCCCGTTTCCCGCGAAAGCTTCCTGAGTTCTTTGTGAAGTTCCTTACGGAGAACCCACCGTATGAAGACGGAGAACGCCCCATCGTTTTGGACATCTTCGCCGGTTCGAATCTGACAGGGAAGGTTGCTTCCGACCTCGGTCGCAACTGGTTAGCGTTCGAAAGGCAGGAAAACTACGTTCAAACGTCCCAGTTCAGGTTCATGGAGATGGGAACTATCGAGCAGATGGTCAATAACGACCAATCTGATTTCGGTGATTTCGCTACCGTTGAGCCAAATGACGATTAA
- a CDS encoding MATE family efflux transporter, which translates to MSFFKGPEELDLTEGGILKPLFFLSLPIIVTNLLQTAYNLADTFWLGRYSTEALAAISFAFPMVFLLISLGMGISVAGSVLVAQHTGAGEPKKAEYAASQTVSFAFIGSAALGLLGYPFVRPFLAFLGASPEVLPGATAYMQVIALGLPFMFGFFVFISLMRGAGDTVTPMFVMLGTVIINVILDPFLINGWTVVSGAPFVGTVTFPQMGVEGAAVATVFSRFLAMAVGIAIMLSGSRGIRIRLRDMRPDFEYLRKILEIGIPASVEGTGRALSINALLIVVGLFSTTVVAAYGIGTRVFSVIFLPAIAVARGVETMSGQNIGAGQYDRAEQANYLAAKVMFVVLGAAGVLIFLVPRPIVAVFTDDAAVIDVGVEFLRVVALSFGFIGIMRSFSGGFRGAGKTLIAAAISVISLAGVRLPIAYIASQYLFGVRGIWMAFFVSNVSGAVIAWLWFRRGTWRDGDVRGTPGPGSGGLEAEDAEMTASND; encoded by the coding sequence GTGAGTTTCTTCAAGGGCCCGGAGGAACTCGATTTGACCGAGGGCGGCATCCTCAAGCCGCTCTTCTTCCTGTCGTTGCCCATCATCGTCACGAACCTCCTGCAGACGGCCTACAACCTCGCGGACACCTTCTGGCTCGGCCGCTACTCCACGGAGGCGCTGGCGGCCATCTCCTTTGCGTTCCCGATGGTGTTCCTGCTTATCTCTCTCGGGATGGGCATCTCGGTCGCTGGGAGCGTCCTCGTCGCCCAGCACACCGGCGCCGGCGAACCGAAGAAGGCTGAATACGCCGCCTCACAGACGGTTTCGTTCGCCTTCATCGGGTCGGCCGCGCTGGGCCTGCTCGGCTACCCGTTCGTCCGGCCGTTCCTCGCCTTCCTCGGGGCGTCTCCCGAGGTGTTGCCCGGCGCCACCGCCTACATGCAGGTCATCGCGCTCGGTCTCCCGTTCATGTTCGGCTTCTTCGTGTTCATCTCGCTGATGCGCGGGGCGGGCGACACGGTCACGCCGATGTTCGTCATGCTCGGGACCGTCATCATCAACGTCATCCTCGACCCGTTCCTCATCAACGGTTGGACGGTCGTCAGCGGCGCGCCGTTCGTCGGGACCGTCACGTTCCCCCAGATGGGCGTCGAGGGCGCGGCCGTCGCGACGGTCTTCTCCCGGTTTCTGGCGATGGCCGTCGGTATCGCCATCATGCTCTCGGGCTCTCGCGGCATCCGCATCCGGCTTCGCGACATGCGGCCCGACTTCGAGTACCTGCGGAAAATCCTCGAAATCGGGATTCCGGCCAGCGTCGAGGGGACCGGCCGGGCGCTCTCGATTAACGCCCTGCTCATCGTCGTCGGCCTCTTTTCGACGACCGTCGTCGCCGCCTACGGTATCGGGACCCGCGTCTTCTCGGTCATCTTCCTGCCCGCCATCGCGGTCGCGCGCGGCGTCGAGACCATGAGCGGCCAGAACATCGGCGCCGGACAATACGACCGCGCCGAGCAGGCCAACTACCTCGCCGCGAAAGTGATGTTCGTCGTCCTCGGCGCCGCGGGCGTCCTCATCTTCCTCGTTCCGCGCCCCATCGTGGCCGTCTTCACCGACGACGCGGCCGTCATCGACGTCGGCGTGGAGTTCCTCAGAGTCGTCGCCCTCTCGTTCGGCTTCATCGGCATCATGCGGTCGTTCTCCGGCGGTTTCCGGGGTGCCGGCAAGACGCTTATCGCCGCCGCCATCTCGGTCATCTCGCTTGCGGGCGTGCGCCTGCCCATCGCCTATATCGCCTCACAGTACCTCTTCGGCGTTCGCGGCATCTGGATGGCGTTCTTCGTCTCGAACGTCTCCGGCGCCGTCATCGCGTGGCTGTGGTTCCGTCGGGGGACCTGGCGCGACGGCGACGTCCGCGGGACGCCCGGCCCCGGATCGGGTGGTCTGGAGGCGGAGGATGCCGAAATGACGGCCTCGAACGACTGA